A single window of Toxotes jaculatrix isolate fToxJac2 chromosome 4, fToxJac2.pri, whole genome shotgun sequence DNA harbors:
- the smim14 gene encoding small integral membrane protein 14, with protein sequence MAEGGFDPCECICTQEYAMRRLINLLRQSQSYCTDTECPQELPGPSGSVGGGGDLTLPMVLMGWVVVALVLFLLRPSSLRGPRPTGKATGPHNSDGREPPAPPID encoded by the exons ATGGCTGAGGGAGGCTTTGACCCTTGCGAGTGCATCTGCACCCAAGAGTATGCTATGAGGCGCCTCATCAACCTG CTGAGGCAATCTCAGTCCTACTGTACAGACACAGAGTGCCCTCAAGAAT TGCCAGGACCCAGCGGGTCAGTCGGCGGAGGAGGTGACCTGACCCTCCCTATGGTTCTGATGGGATGGGTGGTGGTGGCTCTGGTCCTGTTCCTGCTGCGCCCATCTAGTCTCAGAGGTCCCCGTCCCACAGGCAAAGCCACAGGACCCCACAAT AGTGATGGAAGAGAGCCCCCAGCACCTCCTATTGATTAG